In Candidatus Binatus sp., the genomic window AGGCGATCGACGAAGAGGGCCTGAAGCTGCATCGCAAGCGCTCGTCGATGGGCGTGAATTTCAAGGCGCTCGAAATCGCGCGCGAGATCGGGATCACCGTGGCGATCAATCTGATCGCGGACCCGTCGTGGGATGAGAAGCGCTTCGAGGTGATTCGCGAATGGGCGATGAGCATCCCGGAGATCGTGCATCTGACGGTCGCGACGCCGTATCCCGGCACCGAGTTGTGGTTCACCGAAGCGCGCAAGCTGACGACGCTCGACTACCGGCTGTTCGATATCCAGCATGCGGTGCTGCCGACCAAGCTGCCGCTCCTGCAATTCTACCAGGAGCTGGTGAAGACGCAGGACGTGCTGAATCGGAAGCATCTAGGGTTCGCGGCGCTTAGGCAGGTGGCGTCGATCGCGGGCAAGCTCGCGCTTCAAGGGCAGACCAACTTCATTAAGATGCTCTGGAAGTTCAACAGCGTGTACAACGCGGAGCGGCAAGTGGCCGAGCACGCGAAGGAAGTGAAGTACGCGATGCGTCCGCCGCCGATGCATGCGGAGGGGCGGCCGTCGGCGGAACAACTGTATATACACATGCCAAAGCCGGGGCGGCCGCAGGCGGAAACGCCGATCGTCGCGCCCGGCGGCGGCAGATAGTCGTCGCGAGGAGAGAGCGGAGCGGAACAATGCCTGAAACCCCTCACTGGTTTCAGGGCTTCCTGGGGCAGTAAGAAAAAGATGCGCGCTACGCGCTGTTAGAAAAGGGGTGATTTGAAGTTCAGAATTGAATTTGATCGCGAGACCGACGGGCGCTGGATCGCCGAAGTTCCTGAATTGCCTGGCGTACTTGCGTATGGTGAGACGCGAGCCGCGGCCCGCGAAGCAATCATCCTGCTTGCCGTCGAAGTGTTGGCGGAGCGGCAGACGCCGGTTCGGTAAGCCTAGCTCCGTCATCCTGAGCGAAGGCTGCCGGAGTCGAAGGATCTCTCTCTAAATACCTCGCCCGCTTTGTTGCGGGAGAGGTAGCCGAAGCGCGTTAGCGATGAGGCTGGTGAGGGTGCAGGCGACGCAAAGCCGATCAAAAGAGATCCGGGATCTTTCGACTACGCGGCCTTCGGCTCAGAATGACAAAGTGGTGAGGTTCGCTCATCGACGAAAAATTCACCAACTCTCAGAATGACCAAGTCGGGGCAGACCCCCTCTCGCGCACCGGATAACGACTACGCATCACCTGCCGGAGAATTTGGGGGGGCGTTTGGCGAGGAATGATGCGATGCCCTCGCGGCCGTCGGCGCTGGCCGACATCCTTGCGATGTAATCCGTCTCGAGCGCGAGTTGCGCCTCGAGCGTGTTCGTCGAGCTTTCGATTAACAGGCGCTTGACGCCTCCGTATGCGGCGGTCGGACCAGTGGCGAGCTGAGTTGCGAACTTCGACGCCTCGCTCATCAGGTCTGCATCGGGCACTACGCGCGTCACCAGTCCCATTTCGGCCGCTTCGCGCGCGCTCAGCACGCGATTGGTGATCGCGAGTTCGAGCGTGCGCCGATAGCCGATTATCCGCGGCAGAAAGTACGTCGAGGAGCCGTCGGGCGTGAGGCCGGCCCGCGTGTAGGCCATCGTGAATTTCGCCGACTCCGCCGCGTACACGAAATCGCACGAGCATGCGAGGCTGAAGCCGCCGCCGGCGGCGCTGCCATGCACCGCGACAACGACCGGCGCGTCCATCCGCGCGAAATGCGCGACCGCCTGATGCAGATGCAAGGTCACCTGCTCGATGTATCCGGGCAATTCTTCTGGCGGCTGCGCGGCGAAGCTCTTGAGGTCTCCGCCGGCGCAAAACATCCTGCCGGCGCCGCTAAGTAGTACCGCGCGCACCGCGCGATCGTTGGCGCATCGCCGCGCCGCGTGCCGAATCTCGGATGCGAGCTCGAGGTCGATTCCGTTGGCCGCGTCAGGCCGATTGAGAGTGATGTGCGCGACGTGATCGCGGAGATCGAAAATCAATTTTGAATATTCAGCCATTTTTTCGCCTCGATAGTCTTCGAACTGCGCGGGTTAGAGCGAGCGATACCAAGCGGCGATCGCGGCGCCGATTTCGGCGGGCGAATCTTCCTGGATGAAGTGGGTTCCTTTGACGGTCAGCTCGCGCTGATTGGGCCATCGGCGGCAAAACTCGCGTTGCGCGCCAATCAAGATCGCGCCGGGATCCGCATTGATAAACAATTTTGGTATCGGGCTTTTCGCAAGCCACTCGGAGTAGCCGCGCACGATCGCGGTGACGTCGGCCGGTTCGCCGTCGAGCGGAATCTCGCGCGGCCAGGTGAGCATCGGGCGGCGCGATTCGCCGGCGGTCACGAACGGCTTGCGATAGGCATCCATTTCCGCGTCGGTGAGTTTGCGCATCACGCTGCCCGGCAGAATGCGCTCGACGAAGATGTTCTTGTCGAGAATCATATTTTCACCGGCGGGACTGCGGAGCGCCTTGAAAATTTCAATCGCAGTCTTCGACCATTCGGACCATTCGAGCGGACGCACGATCGCTTCCATGTACGCGATTCCTATGACGGCGTCGGGATGCCTCGAGGCCCAATAGAAGCCGAGCGCAGAGCCCCAATCGTGCACCACCAGCGTCACGCGGTGATTGAGATTCAGCGCGTCGAAGAACGCATCGAGATGTTTCGCATGATCGACGAAGCGATAGCTGCCGGTGGCAGAAGGTCCGGACGCGCCCATCCCGATCAGGTCCGGCGCGATGCATCGCGCGAGCGGCGCTACATGCGGAATGATATTTCGCCAGAGATACGACGAAGTAGGATTGCCATGAAGAAACACGACCGGGTCACCGCTGCCGGTATCGACGCAGGAAATCGAGGTGCCAAGCAGATCGATTTTTTTGCGCGGATGCGGATCCGCGGCGGAGATTTGCGCGTCGCTCATGATTTTCTCCTGAATGATCGAGATTGATACGACCTCGCATCGAGCGGTGCAAGCCGACGTTTGCGCTGGCGCGCGCGGCGGGCGCAGAATCGCGAAATCGGAATCGAAAAATCGCGCGAGGCGACTTAAGATGGCTCAGGAACGCAAGCGAAAATTCTGGGGCTGGGGCTTCGAAGACCAGGGCCCGAACGCGGAACAGCAAAGGCATATCGCGGAGCGGATGGCGAAGCGCTTCGACTTAGGTCCCCTCGAAATTTTGCCGGCGCCGAAGGAAAGCGAGTTGAATCTGCGCGAGCCGCGCGTGCAACCGCCCGCGGCGCTCGAGGCAATCTGCACGAGCAGCACGCACGAGCGCGCGAATCATTCGTATGGCAAGGATTTTCGCGACCTGGTGCGCGCGTATCGGCGCGAGTATCCGAATCCGTTCGACGTGGTCGCGTTTCCGCGCGACGAGAAGGAACTGGTGCGCGTGCTCGAATGGTGCGACGGCGCGAATCTCGCGGCGGTGCCGTACGGCGGCGGGTCGAGCGTGGTCGGCGGAGTCGAGCCGCCGTCCAGCGGCAATTTCAAGGGCGCGGTTTCGATCGATTTGAAGCATCTCGGGAACGTGCTCGAGGTCGATAAAATTTCGCGCGCGGCAAGAATCCAGGCGGGCGTGTATGGCCCCGCGCTCGACGCGCAGTTGAAGCCGCACGGCTACACGATTCGGCATTTTCCGCAGTCGTTCGAATTCTCGACGCTGGGCGGATGGATCGCGACGCGATCGGGCGGGCATTTCGCGACGCTCTACACGCATATCGATGACTTCGTCGAGTCGCTGCGCGTCGTCACGCCGACGGGAATCGTCGAATCGCGGCGATTGCCCGGTTCGGGCGCCGGTCCGAGTCCCGATCGAATGTTCATCGGCTCGGAGGGAATTTTAGGAATCATCACGGAAGCGTGGATGCGCGTGCAAGATCGTCCGACGTATCGCGCGGGTGCGTCGGTGCCGTTTCCGGATTTGCTCAAAGCCGCCGAGGCGGTGCGGCAGATCTCGCAAGCCGGACTCTATCCGGCGAATTGCCGCGTGCTCGACGAGGGCGAGGCTTTCAACTCCGGCGCCGGCAATGGCAACGAAGCGGTGCTGGTGCTCGCATTCGAGTCAGCGGACCATCCGCTGGAACCGTGGATGAAGCGCGCGCTCGAATGCTGCGCCGATCATGGCGGCAAGGTGCCGACCGAGGCGACGAAGACGCGGACTGACGCCGAGGCGACACACGAAGGATCGGCGGGTGCGTGGCGCAATTCGTTTCTCAACGCGCCGTACCTGATGGACACGGTCGCTGCGATGGGGATGGTGAGCAATACGTTCGAGACTTCGATCACGTGGGACCGCTTCCCGGAATTTCATCGCCAGATGATCGAGACCGCGACCGACGCGATCAAACGAGTGTGCGGCAAAGGCTCGGTGACGTGCCGCTTTACGCACGTTTATCCCGACGGGCCAGCGCCGTACTACACAGTGCTGGCGCCGGGCAAGCGCGGCTCGCAGATCGAGCAGTGGGATGAAATCAAGGCGGCAGTTTCGGATCGATTGATCGCGCTGGGCGGCACGATCACGCATCATCACGCGGTCGGGCGCTATCATCGGCCGTGGTACGATCGTCAACGGCCAGAGGGGTTTGCGAATGCGCTCAGGGCGGCGAAGCGGGCGCTCGATCCGCGCGGAATTCTGAATGCGGGCGTGCTTATCGATCCGTGAAGGGGAGCGTCGTCGAGCCGTTCGGATTTCCGAACGGCCCGACGACACCCTCACCTGCACCTTTATCTTGGAGCGATTCGGCCCTTCGGCCCGAAGTCGGCTTCGCGTCGCGTTCCGCGACTTCGGCGTTCGATGTAATAGATATTCGCGCTCAGTCGTTGAGGTCGAGTTGTTTGCGCGCGGCCTCGCTCATCAGGTGCGGCGTCCACGGCGGATCCCAGACGATCTCGACGGCGGCATCTTCGACGCCCGGGATGCCGAGCAGCTTGTCCTGGATGTCCTGCGTGATCATTGTGCTCATCTGGCAGCCGGGTGCGGTGAGCGTCATAATCACGTTGATGTTTCGATTTTCGATCGTGACGCCGTAGATCAGGCCGAGGTCCACGAGATTGACCGGAATCTCCGGGTCGTAGCATTCGCGGAGAACCTCGTAAACGTCGGCCTCCGTCGGTGCGGGTGAATTCTCCATCGGCAGTATCTAGTATATAAGAGGGTGCTGCCGGGCGATATCGGCATCGACGATCGCGTTGTCGCTCGCGCGGGCGGCCCGGGAGACTTCATCAATCATGGCCGATGCGGAAAATCAGAAAGAGGAATTGTACGACGATGCGATCGACGCCTACGCCGACGAAAAATACGACGAGGCGATCGCGCTCTACCAGAAGGCGCTCGAAATCGATCCCAAGTATATCGATGCGCTCCACGGGCTGACGATGTGCTACCAGGCGAAGGGCGATCTCGACCAAGCGATCGAACTCACGCGGCGGCATATCGCGGAGGATCCCGAAGATATCCTGGCGCATACCAACCTCAGCATGTTCTATCAGAAGAAAGGGATGGTCCCCGAAGCTGAAGCCGCTGGCGCAGAGGCGCGCCGGCTCGATTGGAAACGGCAACTGAAAGAAGGCAAGCCAAAAGCGTAGCGAGGTCGCGATGAAGCTGAAGGACAAGATTGTACTGATCACGGGCGGCGGTTCGGGGCTTGGGCGCGAGATGGGACTGACGTTCGCGCGCGAGGGCGCGACGATCGGCGTTAACGACATCAGGCCCGAATCGGCGCAGAACGTCGTGACGGAGATCGAGCGCGCGGGCGGCAAGGCGCGGCCGTTCGTCGCGGACGTGGCGAACAGCGCGGCGGTGAAGAAGATGTTCGCGGATTTTATCGCGGCGTTCGGCACGATCGACGTGCTGATCAACAACGCGGGGATCGGGCGCACGCGCGAATCGAGCGAGATCATTCCGACGCAGGACAAGAGCGACGAAGACTGGCACAAGATGCTATCGACGCATCTCGATTCGACGTTCTTCTGCACCCGCGAAGCGCTCAAGGTGATGATTCCGAAAGGCGCGGGGCGAATCGTGAATATCGGCTCGATCGCGGGGACGACCGGGCTCGCGTTCGCGGCGGATTACTGCGCGGCGAAGGGCGGCATCATCTCGTTCACGAAATCGGTGGCGCGCGAAGTGGTCGGCATGGGCATCCTGGTGAATTGTATCGCGCCCGGATTTATCAACACGCCGATGACCGCGCCGATCGAAGCGGAATTCAAGCAGCAGGTGATCGCGATGACGCCGATCGGAAGATTCGGCGAGCCGAGCGATATCGCGGCGGCGGCGCTTTATCTCTCGTGCGACGATTCGAAATTCATGGTGGGGCAGGTGATCAGTCCGAACGGCGGCTTCGTCATCTAAAAGTATTTCGGAGCACAAATGTACATCACATACGTCTCGTTCAACTTTCAGAGCGGCGATCTCGAAGCGGAAGAGCGAAACTACCTGGGGCATCACGTAGCCCTGGCGAGGCGCTTCCCCGGGCTTCGGCAGTACTACACCGGACGCCTGATGAAGACGGGCGGCAAGGAGCCTGATCGAATTCGCGGCGCGATCATGACTTACGACAGCAGCACTGCGGCGGAAGCCGCGATGCGATCGGACGTAGTGCCGCCGCTAATCACCGATACGCAGGCGCATCTGAAGGATCTGACGTCGCATTCGGCGGAAGGCGAAGTGATCGTGCCGTTCGATTCGCGGCGCGCGGAGCAGCGATGCTTCACGATGATCGCCGAGTTCGATCTCGAGCAGAGTGCGGGGGCGAGCGCGGCGGAAGAGCGCTATCTCAGCAAGCATACCGGGATCGCGCGGCGACTGCCGGGGCTGCGCAACTACATCATCGGGAAGCTGATGCAGGCGCCGGGCGGCGATGTCACGCGCAACCGGATGGCGATCCTGGTGTTCGATTCGCTCGAGGCATATCGGGCGGCGTATGCGTCGCAGCTCGGTCTGGAATTGCAGCAGGACGAAGCTGCGACGATTCGCAACGCGCAGGTGCGGCGCCTCGATGCTCGAGTGGAAATTTAAGATCGAATTCGGGATCCGATTCAGAACTGGATTCACGCTCGCCGACTGAATCCGCAGGTTTGCCGGCACAATCGATCTCGCGGCACGAGTCTCAGTAATCTTGTTGATCATGCTGGCACGGTCCGCGGGAATTCTGATACCGCTGTTTTCCTTGCGCACGCGCGCGACACTCGGCCGCGGCGAAATTGCCGATCTGGCGCCGATGATCGATTTCGCGCTCTCGATGGGGCATCGCGCGATCCAGCTTCTGCCGCTCGACGAGACGGCGCCCGGAGAACTGAGTCCGTACAGCGCGATTTGCGTGCAGGCGATCGATCCGATGTACATCGCGATCCGCGACCTGGGCGGCGTGGGACGTGTCGTGCTCGGGCGCGCGCGCACGAATATCGGCAACGGACGGCGGATTCCGCGCGCAGTCGTGCGGCGCGAAAAGCTCGCGCTGCTGGAGCGCGCATTCCGCGCGACTCGCGCGCGCGGCGGCCGCGACGAAGGACCGGAACTCGACGCGTTTATCAAGGACAACGCGGAATGGATCCACGACTACGCGCTGTTTCGCGCGCTGAAGGATCGCTTCGAGTGGGCGAAGTGGGAAGCGTGGCCGCGCGAGTTGATGCGTCGCGAGGCCACGGCGCTCGAGCAAACGCGGCGCGAACTTGCCGACAAAATCGAGATGTATTGCTACTGGCAATTTATTGCGCATCGGCAATGGAACGAGATTCGGAGGTACGCGTCGTCGCGCGGCGTGGCGCTGGGCGGCGATCTGGCGTTCTCGCCGGGCCGCGACAGTGCCGAAGTTTGGGCCAATCAGGATGATTTCGACCTGACGCGCAGCGTAGGCGCGCCGCCCGACACCTTCAACGCGAGGGGTCAGCGCTGGGGACTGCCGCTGCCGAATTGGGCAAAGATGCGCGCGGGTGGCTACCGGATTCTGCGTTCGCGAGTGCGCCGCGCGAGCGCGCTCTTCGACCTGATTCGGATCGATCACGTCGTCGGCTTGTATCGCACTTTCAACTTCGGCGCCGACGAAAATCAGCCCGGAATTTTCACTCCCGCGGATGAAGCGCAGCAAAAGACGCAGGGCGAAGAGATAATCAACGCGATCAAGCACGAGGCCGGCGCGGCGACGATCATCGCGGAGGATCTCGGCACGGTGCCGCCGTGGGTTCGGCAATCGCTGACGGAGCTCGGCGTCGCCGGGTACAAGGTGATGCAGTGGGAGCGCGTCGATTGGGATTCTCCCGCCGAAACATACTTGAGCCCGGTTAAGTATCCCGAGCTTTCGCTCGCGACGACCGGCACTCACGATACCGAAGCGCTGACGATCTGGTGGCGCGAACAGCCGATTGGCGAACGCGAGAAACTGGTGCGAGCGCTCGGCGTCGAGGCGCAAGCAAATCCGCGCGAGATGCTGAATCGGCGCGCGCGCGATGCGATTCTCGGCGCGCTTTATCAGGCGCCGTCGCGCCTGGTGCTAACTCCGTTCCAGGATTTGTTCGGCTGGAGCGTACAGATCAATCGGCCGGGGCAGGTCGGCGATTCGAATTGGACCTATCGACTGCCGCTCCCGATCGAAAAACT contains:
- a CDS encoding metal-sulfur cluster assembly factor, yielding MENSPAPTEADVYEVLRECYDPEIPVNLVDLGLIYGVTIENRNINVIMTLTAPGCQMSTMITQDIQDKLLGIPGVEDAAVEIVWDPPWTPHLMSEAARKQLDLND
- a CDS encoding FAD-binding oxidoreductase; translated protein: MAQERKRKFWGWGFEDQGPNAEQQRHIAERMAKRFDLGPLEILPAPKESELNLREPRVQPPAALEAICTSSTHERANHSYGKDFRDLVRAYRREYPNPFDVVAFPRDEKELVRVLEWCDGANLAAVPYGGGSSVVGGVEPPSSGNFKGAVSIDLKHLGNVLEVDKISRAARIQAGVYGPALDAQLKPHGYTIRHFPQSFEFSTLGGWIATRSGGHFATLYTHIDDFVESLRVVTPTGIVESRRLPGSGAGPSPDRMFIGSEGILGIITEAWMRVQDRPTYRAGASVPFPDLLKAAEAVRQISQAGLYPANCRVLDEGEAFNSGAGNGNEAVLVLAFESADHPLEPWMKRALECCADHGGKVPTEATKTRTDAEATHEGSAGAWRNSFLNAPYLMDTVAAMGMVSNTFETSITWDRFPEFHRQMIETATDAIKRVCGKGSVTCRFTHVYPDGPAPYYTVLAPGKRGSQIEQWDEIKAAVSDRLIALGGTITHHHAVGRYHRPWYDRQRPEGFANALRAAKRALDPRGILNAGVLIDP
- the malQ gene encoding 4-alpha-glucanotransferase, coding for MLARSAGILIPLFSLRTRATLGRGEIADLAPMIDFALSMGHRAIQLLPLDETAPGELSPYSAICVQAIDPMYIAIRDLGGVGRVVLGRARTNIGNGRRIPRAVVRREKLALLERAFRATRARGGRDEGPELDAFIKDNAEWIHDYALFRALKDRFEWAKWEAWPRELMRREATALEQTRRELADKIEMYCYWQFIAHRQWNEIRRYASSRGVALGGDLAFSPGRDSAEVWANQDDFDLTRSVGAPPDTFNARGQRWGLPLPNWAKMRAGGYRILRSRVRRASALFDLIRIDHVVGLYRTFNFGADENQPGIFTPADEAQQKTQGEEIINAIKHEAGAATIIAEDLGTVPPWVRQSLTELGVAGYKVMQWERVDWDSPAETYLSPVKYPELSLATTGTHDTEALTIWWREQPIGEREKLVRALGVEAQANPREMLNRRARDAILGALYQAPSRLVLTPFQDLFGWSVQINRPGQVGDSNWTYRLPLPIEKLRRSRAIQAQVALVREIAMRSGRFSA
- a CDS encoding EthD family reductase; the protein is MYITYVSFNFQSGDLEAEERNYLGHHVALARRFPGLRQYYTGRLMKTGGKEPDRIRGAIMTYDSSTAAEAAMRSDVVPPLITDTQAHLKDLTSHSAEGEVIVPFDSRRAEQRCFTMIAEFDLEQSAGASAAEERYLSKHTGIARRLPGLRNYIIGKLMQAPGGDVTRNRMAILVFDSLEAYRAAYASQLGLELQQDEAATIRNAQVRRLDARVEI
- a CDS encoding type II toxin-antitoxin system HicB family antitoxin gives rise to the protein MKFRIEFDRETDGRWIAEVPELPGVLAYGETRAAAREAIILLAVEVLAERQTPVR
- a CDS encoding haloalkane dehalogenase; protein product: MSDAQISAADPHPRKKIDLLGTSISCVDTGSGDPVVFLHGNPTSSYLWRNIIPHVAPLARCIAPDLIGMGASGPSATGSYRFVDHAKHLDAFFDALNLNHRVTLVVHDWGSALGFYWASRHPDAVIGIAYMEAIVRPLEWSEWSKTAIEIFKALRSPAGENMILDKNIFVERILPGSVMRKLTDAEMDAYRKPFVTAGESRRPMLTWPREIPLDGEPADVTAIVRGYSEWLAKSPIPKLFINADPGAILIGAQREFCRRWPNQRELTVKGTHFIQEDSPAEIGAAIAAWYRSL
- a CDS encoding tetratricopeptide repeat protein; protein product: MADAENQKEELYDDAIDAYADEKYDEAIALYQKALEIDPKYIDALHGLTMCYQAKGDLDQAIELTRRHIAEDPEDILAHTNLSMFYQKKGMVPEAEAAGAEARRLDWKRQLKEGKPKA
- a CDS encoding enoyl-CoA hydratase/isomerase family protein, which translates into the protein MAEYSKLIFDLRDHVAHITLNRPDAANGIDLELASEIRHAARRCANDRAVRAVLLSGAGRMFCAGGDLKSFAAQPPEELPGYIEQVTLHLHQAVAHFARMDAPVVVAVHGSAAGGGFSLACSCDFVYAAESAKFTMAYTRAGLTPDGSSTYFLPRIIGYRRTLELAITNRVLSAREAAEMGLVTRVVPDADLMSEASKFATQLATGPTAAYGGVKRLLIESSTNTLEAQLALETDYIARMSASADGREGIASFLAKRPPKFSGR
- a CDS encoding SDR family NAD(P)-dependent oxidoreductase, which encodes MKLKDKIVLITGGGSGLGREMGLTFAREGATIGVNDIRPESAQNVVTEIERAGGKARPFVADVANSAAVKKMFADFIAAFGTIDVLINNAGIGRTRESSEIIPTQDKSDEDWHKMLSTHLDSTFFCTREALKVMIPKGAGRIVNIGSIAGTTGLAFAADYCAAKGGIISFTKSVAREVVGMGILVNCIAPGFINTPMTAPIEAEFKQQVIAMTPIGRFGEPSDIAAAALYLSCDDSKFMVGQVISPNGGFVI